The Rosa chinensis cultivar Old Blush chromosome 7, RchiOBHm-V2, whole genome shotgun sequence DNA segment aaattagaagtccagggactgaattgattttggacctaaaccacatggtagtaatttgtatttagatCTTAAAGAAAATTGCATTACATCATATTAtaacatcaattcatacaagatTGACTAGGGATTTCAatcctagccccaacaaagtactactcactcataattacatatactaacttCATAATCAAGTTAAACACCAAAATATAATCTAGAGTAAAAGGAATATAATTGACTTAGTGGTGTGTCGGATGGTCCCCAAGCTCACGTCTTGGCggtgatgatggtggtggtgattctctcttcttctttctcttgaaGATTTGATGATAAAATATAGTGAATCTTGTATTATGTATTGTGTGAATAGGCTTGTATTATGTATTGTGTGAATTGGTGGAGtagatggagaaaatgatgatagaaaaTAGAATGGAGAAATAATACAGTAGTGGTGGTGTTAATGGAGGTAGAGGATAaaaaatggtggtggtgatggaagAGATAGAGTAGTATGGATAATATGGGTattatgggtttggattttgggaggtggagattgaggttttgtggaggagatggagagaaagaagatgtaatAGTGTGGTATGAGTGATGGTTTAAGAGTGTAATGAAGAGATGCTTATATAGAGAAAAGAGATAGGAGTcaaatgatgaatggaagcaAAGATACCAGCTCAGGCATTGTAAGAAGCATagaggtggagtatgagagtggtaataTATCATAAAAATAAGGGGAAAATGTATGGAAGGGATAGAGtaaaaagagggaagtaatgatgagctattaaagagagtagagtagaaaaatatggCTAAGGGAGAAGAGAGAATGAGCTAACTCTCTTTATTATGCATgggaaacatgaaaatgaagagtgttagagtggttttgggtcaccaaagtcaagGTGACAAGCATGGGAGAGAAAGTATGCAAATGATGCCTATTATCCAAAAGATAATATGATGGACTAATCTTGCCATAATGTTATAGGATTCTTCTAGAGCTCTCCTTGATAATTTCAGCATCATATAtagaccttccaaaaatgcacaaaAAATCCGCCAAATAAGGTTTTAGGCCAAACTGTCATGCTTTGACTAAGATTTGTTTTCTGCTTATGAATTAGGAAGTATGGTCTAAtcctggagaagaagaagatcgcaGACCAACACAAGCTCGATATCATGTCCCAATCAATTAGCTCTCTGGACCAACCTGCTGCTGATATAGCAAAGAAAGAACTAAGAGTACTGACGATAGATCAGGATGAGGCCGGATCAACAGTGCAGCATCTGTTGCGAAGGAAAACCGTATACCAAGGTGAAGGAGATAGCTTGTGAGCATCCATTTCGCGCAGCTTGTATCGAATCCTGGCTACATTACTGCCTTCAGATTGCTATGTTATGGGTACCATTACTTTGGCATATTCTTGTACGTCTTCTTTGCCATGTTCTGGCTTGGGAAGATGGTATATATTACTTGCTATTAGGTCTCCACAAGTGTTTGATCACAAGCCCATTCTTACTTGGGCTAATCGATCGAAGATGTCGAAAACTTAACACAAAGGGTTATGCGAGAGCAAATCACACTAGTCGATCAGTCCAAACGCATGCCTCTTGAAAAAAGAAGCGAAAAATCATCAGAAGGTGCCCTCCCATTCCGCTGTTTTATTGATGACAAACGAACACAAGTAGAAACACAATTTTATTGCTTCGGGGTTGGgcctatttttgttttgctttcacCCACCCCCACTTGTACAAGGCAGGCCTCTCCTTGTTGCATGAGGTTCTTACTTGAAATCAAGCAGAGTCTTGCTCTTGTAGCAAGGTTAATTTGTATGAAAATACAAGGATTTAAAAacttggtaatttttttttctgaaaatgcTTGAATTTCAGTGAACTAGCGATTACAATCGCTTAAAAGAGCATACTAGATAAACTCGGGAGAATACAAAAACCAAGAATGAGAAGAATTTAACAGCCGTACGAGCAAGAGTATGAGCTACACTATTTGCTCACCGGTTTAcatgggaaaaagaaaaattatgatGCTAGCTAAACAAAACTCGAACCTCATCAATGACATTATCCAACACCCAagcatcttcatcttcagagTTAATAGTTTGCACGAGCTGGAGACAATCACTTTCAAAGCATACCTTCTCATGCTGCATTGAATAGCAAATTGGACTGCCATGAGTAAAGCTTTGCAGCTCGACCTGGAATGGGGACGTTAGTGTAGTAGCTGGCCGGACCGTTGCAGCTTGAAAGATGCCCTGATTTAAAAACTTGGTAATTTGTTTTTGGTGTTTAAATGAAATGATTGGAGGAGGGCAATTATGGATGTAGCTAGACAATATGATCTCTCATGAATTATTTTCACCTTTTTAAGGTGATCATACTAGGGCATGAGATAGATTAGCCTTAAAGAAACTTCAATATAGTGAATATAGTGAGTGAAAGTGAAAGTTATCGTTGCttctactcatatatatatatatatatatatatatatatatatataaggtgtGTGAAAGGAAATACCCGAATAATGTACTCAGTAATTATTTAGGCCATGATAACCCTTTTATAGTGATCAGTACAAAACAGtttatttcaattaaaaaaacatCTACCAAGCacttgcaagttgcaactaATTAGACAAAAACCCCAAAATTTAAATTCATGCCCCAAACTCGAATTCTGCTCTCTCAAATATTGTTATTTGGTGAgggcaaaaacaaaaacaaacaaaccttaTTCGATGAATTTTAATATCTATAATTATCATGCATTAGTGGTAATGATACATATACACACTAGCTAGGAGCCAAGCCTTTCAATTCTTTTCATAGTAAGTGGAAGTGATGCAGACGGATGGCAGCCCAATTTGAAGAACAGTTAGATCGTGAAAatgaggaaaacgaaaagtgactagtagacaggaaacagctcggtgtccgattgggacgtgccttacctttccggaaagggaatcgtgccagaaacaagactcatGCTTTGCTATGAGCTGTagcatttttcgggctttcggtgttgtttagggcctcaaaactgtatttttctatttttcccgttttggttttcctagttatttttttggttgttttcgttttacccatgggctttagggtttcattgttagtcgccctagggttacttttctcttatttatgcagccgcaagcgACTGCAAAAcctatctttcatcttttaatcaatcaaatagagaattttctctttatctctggtggactccagaaccctctttgttaggtttattgctggtaaacctagttatcaatccgactgccgCAGGAAGCATGGGAAGTGACTAAGTAAGTTAAATAATTAAGGATTTGATGTACCAAAGAATGATTAATTAAGGTTCTATTGACTGTTAATTACAGGAATTGATTGATTTATATGATTGAGTGCTTGGGCAGCTTGCGCGCATTGGCTTTGTCTGAGTTCTTCTTTCTTCGTAGGATCTAGCTATTTTATTTAAGAACTATTTAGTGTATACCACATATATAGTTTGACAAAAAAGTTTAACCTTTGGACCATGTCAAGAGAAGTAATAAGTCCTTAGACACACATAATTCGTTGCATGTATTCAAAGTATATTCGTATATTTTATGTGCATAAATTAGACACACATAGCTCTAAAAGAAAGAGGTTTCCTATTTGTTGATTATGAATGAGAAATTAGGATCGATGTTGCTGCTTTTTTCTTCGTGCGGATCATTGAGCAATCTAAGGTTTTAAGAAGGTCAGTCTTGTTCTCCGACTTCTCAATCTTTGTAATTTCTTCCACTGATGGAAGTAGATCCTTTTCGACCAGAAAAGTTTACCTAGTTCGATGTCTGGGATACCTAAACAAGAAAGTAAACCCTAGAtggttaaaagaaagaaaaaaaaattgtgtaactTGCAGTTAACATGTAGAGCTACTTGGCTAGGTTAGGTAAAACAACACCAGACATCTTCACATGCGAAAGATGACCCACCGTACCGGCCATTACTGAATTTAATCAATCTGACTTCTACTGTGTCTCTCTGCGTGTCTGTGCTAATATCGTTATCTCTTCTTATTCAGTACGTCAGTATTATTAATGTGAGTCTGGAAATCTCTCGTGGTCCTATTtaaatttcttctttcatttctagcttttcctcatCAAGTTAGTGCTGCTTCAGTGCTTCCAACTTCCACCCAAATAAGTCCCAACAAAAGACGTAGCTCGCAATTCTAGCCCTAGAAATCTACTTTTTATATCATACTAGCAACTAGCTCGAACTAACTAAATAGTTAGCTTTGCCGATCGAAAAGATTAGCGATGAGCTTAAGGGCCAGGAATAAATATAATCACGCCGGCCGGGTATTGATATTATTCTCGATCGCTGATGGTTTATTGATTTTCTTATCACTATATTACGATTTAAAACAAAGAAATTATCTGTATGGacttggagaagaatgataatTAACTCTCTTCTGACTCTCGGTCTTTCAACCTTCATAATATATATTTGTTCTCTTTACCTTCGGAAATGTTTTTTCATAATAAGAATGATTGTGTTTTAAATAGTCGCCCATTTATAGATTACATACATTAAGAGATGAAAAAATTCCTATATGATGATCAGAAACCTGTGTTGGTTGAAATCATTATCATTTTAGGTAGTATTAATCCCATTCTCAATTTCTGAATCTGGATTTCAAATTTTTGATCATCATCACATATAGTTACAAGTTGGTAACATTTGTCACAAATGGATGAATTATCACATATGCTAGTCCTCAATTTCCTCATCCCAACAAaacaatttgttttattttatgaaaatacaaagcaaCTCATTGAAGCAATGCTTGCAAAGAGAAGTTGCAAGCATGTGTTCAAATAGAGAATATTGTATGTATTGCAAAATAAACTTTTcgatttaaagaaaaaatgtgaTGTAATAGGTAAAAAATAGCTTGATGGTTCCAGACAACATAGAATTATTGATGAGAAGAGCGACATTGAATGAGAAAAATGTACCCACAAAAGACTCAACAAAATATACTTACACTTGACACAGACGTACATTTGGCTTAGTTATAGCTAGCTAGCCCTACAGACTCGGGTCTCTTCCCCAATAgatttctctaaatttcttAACAAAACGAGGGTATATAGTATAGCTAGCGAATAAACCAATATGGTACAAGCTGTCCTTTTTAACCATACTTATTAGTGCATGCCAAGTAGGTTTAAGCTGGAGGTAAAGTTAAAACAGATTATCAAAAGCAAATTAGAGACAGCAATACAGTGATAGAATCCTAGTCATCACTCCATATATATCACCATTAACAATCATCATTAATCTCAGTCTCTCACAAGACCATTCTGCATAATTAGCTTTCTAGCTAGTTAATTAACAAAGGCAAAGTTGGTGCTAATTGTCCCATTAATAAACATGGATTAATCAACCTCCTCATGGCCTTGTTCTGAATCTCAGATACATGATCTGACAATCAAGGTTGGATATATGGTATTTGAGCTTTCAGTACTAACCATTAGACAAGTTGATTCTCAGTTAGACCTTGTGGCAGGCAATTCCTGCAGAAGATCATAGTATATTAGAGCAAGGATTTGTACTAACCCCGTACAACTCATGTTTTATATAGAAGCTAATCAAATTGGCGAGAAAGAGAATACAAACATGCTCACTGACTCGATAAACTAAAGAAATGCAAAAACGGTACAGTCTTTACTTCAAGTACAAGATGCTTAATTAGGGATAAAATTAATAAGGTGATCAGGCCGGTTTGATGAGCTGGCCTATCTGTGTGTTAATCAGATCCTAATAGGAACAAATTAAGGCCAGTAAGCCTAGCTCGATCAACCTTGAATTTAGTTGGGATTGTTTATCTTCAACTAGCTAGGTATTTATGCATACATTAAGCTTAAGCATGTTTCTTGATTACCTGAAATATTAGGGAGTTGAAACGTGCATGAAAAGGGAATGGAGCTATTTCAAACGAGCGCGCTTTTAGGTATAccgaaagagagagagtgttcaccaaatttcatttcAATAATTGGCTTGAATTCTTAAAACCTCTTTTCCATCATATAAAAAGTTGAAATTCAAATCATCCCCCAGcactagggatggcaaaaatccctagcggggcggagctccattgaaTACCCGCCCctgatggggggagaattcggagacaaatggggaatggggatggggcggggatgatattgtgatctccatccccaaacccgccccaataatatatacatatatttaactatatatattttaatttattttttataatataaatcataaatatatacatttactactttactttaatggctacacttttactttaatggtattttgacttttgcactcaatgaattatgatttatgaatttaatcatgttttaaatttattttttgtagattttgattttaaaaaaggcaatatgagaaaaaaatattttatttattaaattcttattggggatttggggcgggtttggaggtttagtccccagtggggatggggatggggaatccccaatataattttattggggattggggcggggatgggggtagagaatgaccccggtgatggagatggtattgtgatccccatccccaacccgccccattgccattcCTACCCAGCACCTACATGATGGTAGTTATAGGCTTATAGCTAGTAATTAAAAGGGCAATGGCATCAATAATGTGACAGTACCCATTGCCAATGGGGTCTCTCCACTTTTCCATAGTGGGGAAATGTACTATACTTGATTAACAATAATCACTATGCACCAAGTTTTATCTGAGTTCCAACTTGATCATGCTTAACTATATCTATATATGCCATAAAAATTGATTGGTCCTTTGTAACTCCATCTTTAAGTCGGGTTAAAAGGTAGATATTTATTtatggacaaaatactgtttactctctatatttatagggtctcgacgtttcagtccctgacgtttcaatttcacctaaaaagtccttgaactttccaatttcaccaaaaaagtctatgccgtcaattttccgttaaaaagtctgttatcttgctgacgtgacactatttcaacagtaaaatgattattttacccttactgaccaaaaaaaaaactctttttttttttaaactcttttttctctatttttttaatttgttcttttttattcctacttttttttaacttttttttttaatttgttctctgtttcttttcctactctttttttttttactcttttttctttttaaattgttctctttttttaactctcttttctctttttttttaaatctctcttttctcttttttatttatttgttctctcttttttttttaaccctcttttctctcttttttttatttgctctgtctcttttttatatatatatttctttctcttttctatttacctcttcttcctcttcctcctctctgctcttcggccttcttttcctcctccctgatcgcagctccagttttTGGCCACGCCTGGAAACCGGAATGGTCGGGTTCTCTTCCCTTTAGATTCCGGCCCCTTCGTTGTGTCGGAGCTATATCAGAAGCTTTCTCTCGACGTCAATAACGtttctttggtgttggtttgctgagatgatgagccaatagagattcgaagaggataaaatatttgagttttccttTAGAGAAAAATGTTTGAACAGTTTTGGCACCAAAGAAAGGGAGGTAGAaggtgaattgatttgatttgggtgtgctccgatttggtttggaaccgttgtatggagaggggtgattaggagaggtggtgatgcttgctggcatgacggggatgatggatggatggtggaatgGCCAGCACTTGCTTGGAGAGGCGGGCACGCCAacggtgattaggagaggtggtgatgctcgccgaaaactggagctgcgatcatggaggaggaaaagaaggccgaagagaaagaaatgaaaaagagagagagagagagagagagagaacaaataaataaataaaaagaggaaaaaagttttttttaaaaaaaaaagagaaaaaagagttaaagaaaaaagagtaggaaaaaagagagaacaaattaaaaaaaaaaagagaaaagagggttaaaaaaagagagaacaaataaaaaaaaagagaaaagagagttaaaaaaagagagaaaaaagagtaaaaaaaaagagaacaaattaaaaagataaaagagtaaaaaaaaaaaagagtaggaaaaaaaacagagaacaaattaaaaaaatatagaaaaaagagtttaaaaaaaaaagtaggaataaaaagagaaaagagagtttttttttgggtcaataagggtaaaatagtcattttactgttgaaaatagtgtcacgtcagcaagataacagactttttaacggaaaattgacggcagggactttttggtgaaattggaaagttcatggactttttaggtgaaattgaaacgtcagggactgaaacgtcgagactctataagtatagggagtaaacagtattttgtactttatttattaagtaaaaaagataacggaaaaataaaattataagaGACGGCTATAACTCCATTTTGGCTTCAATCATCACTTAATGTCATAAGATACAACTTGCATCAATAGTTCAATGATAAAAGTGTAAATACGAAATGAGTTGTAAACTTAACATATTGTAGGTTCCAATTTTTATAACTTAAAGACACTTGAAATTTATATATAGTTGATCATGCATAGACTATAGAGATTCGCTTTTTTAAAATATCGAACGAAATGAGTCATGCTCAAAAGAGAGAAACCCTAGTTATATTACAGTCCTTGACTACATCACTGATTTCAATAATGAAAAAGTAACGAAAAGTAGAAACACGTACAGGTGAATTAGTTGGCTTTAGTTTCACTAGATTTTTAACCTAGACATGCATGATGAAGACAATGAGGGATGGCTACAGATTGCCAAAAGCAAAATAAAAGCCACGGATGATCCATgtaaaatcacaatcacaagtCACAAGCAATTACAACATAGACCAATAAATTTAGGGTATAATAATATACCAGACATACATGCAGATCGATATAGATGGTGGGTAAGCAATAAGGTCAGGGTTGAGTGTGAAACGTCCTGGGACTGAAAGGATCGAAGGAGCTAGGGCAATGGATACAAAGACTGGAAGACACTGAATGAGACAATGCGGTAGTGGCTTGGTGTCGGGGAGAGAGTAAGACTTGTTTTGGCCCGTACCCCTCTTTCTCATGGTGTCCAAGTCTCTGTCCCTCCCTCGCAGTCACTCAGTGTGTGCGTTATCGCTTGGCCATCCATGTCTCAGCTTCATCAGACACATGTCAGACCTAGTTTGGCGCGCAGTACATCCATACATATTACATACGTACAATACAAACCCtagttctctctctccctcacccACTAGGGCTCTcagtatataatttttttccatCTAGCTGGGCGCCCATGCATGCTTGGTTGCTGCTTTGCCTGGTTGGACAATGGCAGGGCTCACCATTACCGCGCTCAGGCCAATACATCTTGTCAGAGCCTTTGTCCTCTCTcgtaattctctctctctctctctctctctctctctctctctcacacatgAACCAGTATTCATCAATCACTTCGTGAATGATTGGCCCCTCAGCTTTGAGCCATTGTTAATGTTTATGGCTGGGTCTGACATGTGATTAATCAACGGACACATCAGGTGCATATGTACCATGTAAAATCCTCATCGTGGGTGTGATTAAAATATTAATCTACCAATGAAAGTATTTACATGTATATATAAAGTAAACTTCCAGTATTTCTACATGGTAAAATTTGGTTCTACAACTATCCAATTCATAATTTATCACTGTGTCATAGTATGTCTAGTCTAACCTAGCCAGCTAGCTTGGGGCATGCTTACTCGGACGTAGAAATAATTCAACTGAGACCGCAAGATCGTTTATCAAAATGAGGGGAAATTATTCGGTAATTCCGGACTACCACATAACATTGTCATATAGTGGTCCGGATCAATCATATTACTCGATTTTAGTATGAATTTTGCAGAGGgtgaaaaaattaaattaatataACCAATATAAATATACGTCTCGTGGATCAATGACATCTACCCAAATCACTGTGTTCCATGATTCGAGATCATGTAATAAATTTTCCAGAATGAGAATCATTGGCATGCTTATGTGCTTATATTGCAAAGTTAATTTTAAACAAATATTAACAGTTAGGTTCAAAATTCTACTTGATTAGCTAATATTAATTAAATCGAGAAGGAAGATTATTTTCATAAACGTGTCTACTAACTTTGAAGAATTGGAATAAATCAACCTGTTCCATTATTAAAATGTGTACTCATACAAATTTTTGTACTAATATATCTCATACAAATTTTTGAAATGTTAAATCACGTACTTTTTAGATAACTAACCTAATTGCGCACTTACATAAGTGTTCTTTATGGGCATGGATGCTTACATTGACACATCGAATGAGTGTTAGTTAAGGGCAGTATTCTCCCTCATTCTAACTAATATCCAGTAGCTCAAAAATACTTATGTATATTTTAAGAGAAATTTGTATCAAATAAACTTAAATAAATATAAGCAAGACAAATTATTATGTGAGATATAATTATTAGGAAATTCTACAATACGTTGACATATGAGAAATTAATTTACTataatgaggatttttttttctagttatcACATAAGTCGTCAAAGTGGTAACAAGAgttctcaaagtggtaaatattaCATGAAATATGACATGTATGAGAAACGTTAACGTACCATAGTTTTAACTATAacaattaaattatttattcGTGCTTCTATGTCTcgtctcttaaaaaaaaattcataaatcTCTCATTGTGTATGCAGAATGAAAGCGAGAAACAGGAAATTGCGGATCGCCTCAAATGTTGTCTCAAATCAAGGCATAAGGCCATTGTCATATGTTCAGTGCAGCTGCCCCATTGATCATGCCACTTTAACATAGGACAATGACACCATGATTTGCGAAAGAcaccaaacttcaccactagTACTCATCACCACTAAAAATAACCAGTTCTTACGACATTATCTGGCTTAATTCATTGAATTTACATTACAATTCATGTCCACCCTATTTTGGGGCCAAGGGATGATGTACTCATGTctggctagctagctaggacATTTCAATCATTTACCATCTCTTTCACTCTAAGAAAGTTAAAACCCATAAATTAAAACATGCTATTTATGAACatgcctttgttttttttttttttttttttaatccccaCTCCATTCATCCTTTatcctggtaaaatttgaaTCCGTAACATAACATCTATGGTGTTAGTTAACTTAGTAATCAATAGACCATGACTTACCGTCAACTATGAACGTAATGTAATTAAGCAAGCAAGGAGATTGATTTTTAGGGATCAGCCATATCTATAAAGCCAAATCGTTCTGTCTAACCCTTTCCACAATGCTAGAACTACATGCATGTCCAAACGATAACTTTGATACTTATTGCTTAGTTTTTTCATAAACCATCAACATTGTCTGTTAAACTTCCAATGAAATTAAAGATATACCTACTAGGGGCCCCGAGAGATGTTAGAGGGAGTGCCTCATTCAAATCGCACACACCTAGTGACTGATGAGTAATCATAAAAGCTACGTACGTAGTGTTTAATTTGTAGTCTTTGTTCTTTCCTTATACGTAAAGGCTCTTCAATCATGTTCATTTAACTTTCTAATAGCACATTATATATTCATCCCCCCCCACCCCCCACGACTTCTCGATGTAACCCCCAATATAATTTACTTGAATAACTCATTTTCTAATGAAAAGTAATTCCTATCAAAGTACTGAATTAGTTTGTTGGTTCCTACTATGTTGGGGGGTGTGGGACAAGtggacaaaacaaaacaaagtggAGGAGGAGGATTCTAGCTCAAGCATTATGAAGAACCTGTTCTCTTTATATATATGCTTGCAAAGGTCCTTTTCTAATTTATGTGTAGTAGTAAACAATCAAAGTGATTAACATTGACTTTATGATTTTTCTGATTTGGAATCACATGCACCTAATAAGAAGTAAGAAACtagtttaaaaacaaaaaaaaataagtgtAAGCAGAAAAATTTCCAAATTATACATGATAACTGGATGTACATGGAGAAAATTTATGTATTGAAGTGTGAAAATATATTACTCCCCAATTAATAGTAGAAACACATGCGACTCCATTAAGTGGATAATTGACATGTTAAGAACAGATCGATTATGTCAATAAGTTATTGTTGAGTGGAATTCATTACCATCTACACCAATTCAACCAGACATCGAGTGCTTACATTTCTAGACAATGCAACGGAGTTTCCATGAGCTATGTAAATGTCATAATTGAGGtgtacaaagaaaaaaaaaagtgcggTTGAAGCCTCACAAACAAAGATGGGGCTTCCATCTTTAACATGATGACTAGTTGTTTTGTTGAATGATGATAAATTATATCTCCTTTTGCTTTCACAGtaacaaaaaacaaagagtGAGTCGGAAAATGAGTTAAGATTATTAGATTAGACCGGAACAAAAGTTtatgcttttttcttttaattattaGATTTTATCTGACACGTTTAGAATTTATTATAAGTTTAGATTTTCTAACACGTTTATAATTAATTAGATCgagtttaattttttatattttaacaCGTTTAATACCTTGAGACAATTTGAAACCGACAGAGTTCTATGCCCCCACTAGACCTTGATAGTGAAAACAAAAGGTGAAAGCAATTTTAACATGTACGTATAGGAAAGGTAGGTACATAGTACATAATACACAACTGAAAATTACTTGAATAATGTATATGTCATTCTCCACAAAGCTGGAGGCCATTACAGTCATTCCAAAACAGTGTCAACACCTCCTCAATCCTCATCCATATGGCTATATAAGCTCTTCACTTTCACTCTCCACAAtctctccctctcctctctctctctctctcatctccacaaaacacaaaagcAACAAGCCACTCCAAATCTCCAATAACAAACCTTGAAAGCTCCAACCATGGGGTTCCCAGCAGGCTACACAGAGCTTCTGCTCCCCAAGCTCTTCCTCAGCACACTTTCCCTTCTGGGTTTCATCCGTAAGCTCATCACCACCCTCTTCTCGTTACTGGGTCTCCAAGATTTCATCGAAACCGACAATGCCTGGTCCGACCCGCCCCACCCGACCCGGATCCCCGAATTCCAGTCCGTCTCCGCCTTGCTGATCCGCGAACTCCTCCCCGTCGTCAAGTTCTCGGACCTTGTCGACCCGCCCGAGTCCTGCGCCGTCTGCCTCTACGAGTTCGAGGTCGACGACGATGTACGACGCTTGACCAACTGTCGTCACAT contains these protein-coding regions:
- the LOC112178903 gene encoding brassinosteroid-responsive RING protein 1; the encoded protein is MGFPAGYTELLLPKLFLSTLSLLGFIRKLITTLFSLLGLQDFIETDNAWSDPPHPTRIPEFQSVSALLIRELLPVVKFSDLVDPPESCAVCLYEFEVDDDVRRLTNCRHIFHKGCVDRWVGYDQKTCPLCRTPFIPEDMQGAFNERLWEASGIPDFYGDFPHAIGYDL